One window of Chryseobacterium sp. JJR-5R genomic DNA carries:
- the paaB gene encoding 1,2-phenylacetyl-CoA epoxidase subunit PaaB translates to MANLDMWEVFIQTKPGLSHKHVGIVQAPTAEMALQNARDVYTRRKEGTSVWVVPSKYIVTSEGIDKEAFFDPADDKLYRHPTFYEIPNDVKNM, encoded by the coding sequence ATGGCAAATTTAGATATGTGGGAAGTGTTTATCCAGACGAAACCGGGATTGTCCCATAAACATGTTGGCATCGTACAGGCACCAACAGCAGAAATGGCATTGCAGAATGCAAGAGACGTGTATACCAGAAGAAAAGAAGGGACTTCCGTTTGGGTGGTTCCAAGTAAATATATTGTGACTTCAGAAGGAATTGATAAAGAAGCTTTCTTTGATCCGGCTGATGACAAACTGTACCGCCATCCGACATTCTATGAGATTCCTAACGATGTAAAAAATATGTAA
- a CDS encoding 2Fe-2S iron-sulfur cluster-binding protein translates to MNSFYKLKTVKVQKDTSDAVNVALEIPEELKDKFRFRQGQYLNFKLMVNGNEERRSYSICNAPSERGNTLEVLVKLLEGGKVSGYFNEHLHMDEVLEVMPPMGSFNTSYHPTNTKTYVGLAAGSGISPILSNIKESLYQEPNSNAYLFYSNRSMNHVMKKAEIDALVEQFSGRLKVVYLVSREKHEDPIFEGRISPEKLDLLFERYTDIDIREATYFICGPSEMIKGISDYLKKEKKVPAIQVLFEYFSAPDEEDSAEMSDEFKAIANIESMVTVIIDDDEYSFHLNSKKESILDKALKDNLPVPFACKGGVCCTCKAEVLEGEVFMEKNYALTEEEVARGFVLTCQCHPTTNVVMLNYDV, encoded by the coding sequence ATGAATTCATTTTATAAACTAAAAACGGTAAAAGTTCAGAAAGATACCAGCGATGCCGTTAATGTTGCACTGGAAATTCCTGAAGAGCTGAAAGACAAATTCAGGTTCAGGCAGGGCCAGTACCTTAACTTTAAACTGATGGTTAACGGTAACGAAGAACGCCGTTCTTATTCCATCTGCAATGCTCCGAGTGAGAGAGGCAATACGCTGGAAGTATTGGTGAAGCTGTTGGAAGGCGGGAAGGTTTCCGGATATTTCAATGAGCATCTTCACATGGATGAAGTTCTGGAAGTGATGCCTCCGATGGGCAGTTTTAATACTTCGTATCACCCCACCAATACAAAAACATATGTCGGTTTAGCGGCAGGAAGCGGGATCAGCCCGATTCTTTCCAATATAAAGGAAAGCCTTTATCAGGAGCCTAATTCGAATGCTTATCTGTTTTACAGCAACAGGAGCATGAACCATGTGATGAAAAAAGCAGAGATTGATGCACTGGTGGAACAGTTCAGTGGCAGGCTGAAAGTGGTTTACCTCGTCAGTCGTGAAAAGCATGAGGACCCGATTTTTGAAGGAAGGATCTCTCCTGAAAAATTAGATCTTTTATTTGAAAGGTATACCGATATTGATATCAGGGAAGCCACTTATTTTATCTGCGGGCCTTCGGAAATGATCAAAGGGATTTCAGATTATTTAAAGAAAGAGAAAAAAGTACCGGCGATTCAGGTTTTATTTGAATATTTCTCGGCTCCGGATGAAGAGGATTCTGCGGAAATGAGTGATGAATTCAAAGCAATTGCCAATATCGAAAGCATGGTGACGGTGATTATCGATGATGATGAATATTCTTTCCACCTCAATTCAAAAAAAGAAAGTATCTTAGATAAAGCGTTGAAAGACAATCTTCCTGTGCCTTTTGCCTGTAAAGGAGGCGTGTGTTGTACGTGTAAAGCGGAAGTTCTCGAAGGAGAAGTTTTCATGGAGAAAAACTACGCGCTTACCGAAGAAGAAGTAGCCAGAGGCTTTGTTCTGACCTGCCAGTGCCACCCGACAACCAATGTGGTGATGCTTAATTATGATGTTTAA
- a CDS encoding phenylacetate--CoA ligase, giving the protein MDFPVEYLQLDQLRHLQSERLVGLVHYLQERSDFYRGKFNESGISPDDIKSIEDITKLPVTFKKDLRDHYPFGLFTVPKNELQRIHCSSGTTGKPTVVGYTSEDVNLFSEVVARSLNAAGAKPGMQLHNAYGYGIFTGGLGLHYGAEKLGMSVLPVSGGMTARQVDLIIDFRPEVLCCSPSYALTIADEFTKRGIPVDEISLQYAVLGSEPWTEIIRHHIEEKLGVHATNIYGLSEIIGPGVSMEDFEEKGGSYIWEDHFYPEILDPITKEPLPLGEEGVLVITTLTKKAMPLLRYWTNDITSLYYDKNAKRTMVKMKPILGRADDMLIVRGVNVYPSQIEEAFSHVKGVVPNYYLTPVEKEQMCVALDIDVEIDDVLVTEENLELDTDAYLDFTGNFGKNIENEIKKRVGITTKVKIHAQDSLPKCEGGKINRILKSK; this is encoded by the coding sequence ATGGATTTCCCGGTTGAATATTTACAATTAGATCAGTTAAGGCACCTCCAGTCGGAAAGATTGGTGGGTCTGGTACATTATCTTCAGGAAAGATCTGATTTTTACAGAGGGAAATTCAATGAATCAGGAATATCGCCTGATGATATAAAATCAATAGAAGACATCACAAAGCTTCCGGTTACCTTTAAAAAGGACTTAAGGGACCATTATCCTTTCGGTTTATTTACGGTTCCGAAAAACGAGCTGCAGAGAATCCATTGTTCAAGCGGTACCACCGGTAAACCTACAGTAGTAGGGTATACCAGCGAAGATGTTAACCTGTTCAGTGAAGTGGTTGCCAGGTCATTGAATGCAGCCGGCGCAAAACCGGGAATGCAGTTACATAACGCTTATGGTTACGGGATTTTCACAGGCGGGCTCGGGCTTCATTACGGTGCAGAAAAATTAGGCATGAGCGTTCTCCCTGTTTCGGGAGGAATGACGGCCAGGCAGGTTGATTTAATCATCGATTTCAGGCCTGAAGTCCTTTGCTGCTCGCCTTCTTATGCTTTAACCATTGCTGATGAATTTACAAAAAGAGGAATCCCGGTAGACGAAATCAGTTTACAATATGCCGTATTGGGTTCAGAGCCCTGGACGGAAATCATCAGGCATCATATTGAAGAAAAACTGGGTGTACATGCTACCAATATCTACGGCTTAAGTGAGATCATCGGGCCCGGAGTCTCTATGGAAGACTTTGAGGAAAAAGGAGGTTCTTACATCTGGGAAGACCATTTTTATCCGGAAATCTTAGACCCGATTACAAAAGAGCCGCTTCCGCTGGGCGAAGAAGGGGTTTTGGTGATTACGACTTTAACGAAAAAAGCCATGCCGCTGCTGCGCTATTGGACCAATGATATCACAAGTCTGTATTACGACAAAAATGCCAAAAGGACCATGGTTAAAATGAAACCGATTCTTGGCCGTGCCGATGATATGCTGATTGTAAGAGGTGTCAATGTATACCCGAGCCAGATTGAAGAAGCATTTTCCCATGTAAAAGGCGTAGTGCCGAATTATTACCTGACCCCGGTTGAAAAAGAACAGATGTGCGTGGCACTGGATATTGATGTTGAGATTGATGATGTACTCGTAACGGAAGAAAATCTGGAATTAGATACAGATGCATACCTCGATTTCACAGGAAATTTCGGGAAAAACATCGAAAACGAAATCAAAAAAAGGGTAGGAATTACCACAAAAGTAAAAATCCATGCCCAGGACAGTTTGCCTAAATGCGAAGGTGGAAAAATTAACAGAATACTAAAATCGAAATGA
- a CDS encoding M1 family metallopeptidase: MKKLFFGLVMSASLQVSAQELYMPRNIKKAYENGTRDLSGAPGKNYWQNKGVYNVEVKVDAASKTVSGKETIVYSNNSPDDLNELAIRFVNNLHKPQAPRSGVVSKDFLSSGLQIKSFMVNGEKYAVNTDDWGTVEKVKLSKALKSRTKAEIKIEWEYPLSVQSGREGQIDPETFYVAYSFPRVSVYDDYNGWDLLPHSDRQEFYNDFNDYSFAITASKNYVVWATGDFLNPDAVLQPEYLKRYKASLKSDKIIHVASEQEMKSGKVTKTNKWNTWKFRAGNITDFCFALSSHYAWDASSVQLKTKRASVQAAYKAGAKDFEHYTEWMRYNLDWFSKNWPGVEYPYNVMTAVQGYADMEYPMMINDTSIPDDFQDARLTADHEIAHTYFPFYMGINETRYAFMDEGWATTLEYLIGIDENGEAKAKEFYKNFRVKRWISDPSAEQDQPIITMSTQVSGAGYGNNSYVKSSLSYLALKDYLGDGLFKKALHHYMNNWNGKHPVPWDYFNSMNTGSGKNLNWFFNNWFYTNYYIDLKISDTSQVNDLLTVYVDNVGGFAIPFDAEIGYEDGTAEKLHFSPSVWEKDQKKTMLTIPVTKKAKSVHLDGGIFMDYTPADNSKIW; the protein is encoded by the coding sequence ATGAAAAAACTTTTCTTTGGATTGGTCATGTCGGCTTCATTACAGGTTTCCGCCCAGGAACTGTATATGCCTAGAAATATTAAAAAAGCATACGAAAACGGTACGCGTGACCTTTCGGGTGCTCCCGGTAAAAATTACTGGCAGAATAAAGGGGTGTATAATGTTGAAGTAAAGGTAGATGCTGCTTCAAAAACAGTTTCGGGAAAAGAAACCATTGTATACAGCAATAACAGTCCGGACGATCTTAATGAACTGGCCATACGCTTCGTCAACAATCTGCATAAACCCCAGGCCCCGAGATCCGGCGTGGTGTCGAAAGATTTTTTATCATCAGGCCTTCAAATCAAATCATTCATGGTCAATGGTGAAAAATACGCAGTAAATACAGATGACTGGGGAACTGTAGAAAAGGTAAAGCTTAGTAAGGCTTTGAAATCCAGGACGAAAGCGGAAATCAAAATAGAGTGGGAGTATCCTTTATCCGTACAAAGCGGCAGGGAAGGGCAGATTGATCCCGAAACTTTTTATGTGGCCTATTCTTTTCCCAGGGTTTCCGTTTATGACGATTACAACGGCTGGGACCTGCTTCCTCATTCAGACAGGCAGGAGTTTTATAATGATTTTAATGATTACAGCTTCGCCATTACAGCGTCGAAGAACTATGTGGTCTGGGCAACGGGAGATTTCCTGAACCCTGATGCCGTGCTTCAGCCTGAATATCTGAAAAGATACAAAGCTTCGTTAAAAAGCGATAAAATCATTCATGTAGCTTCCGAACAGGAAATGAAATCCGGAAAAGTAACCAAGACGAACAAATGGAATACCTGGAAATTCAGAGCCGGAAATATTACCGATTTTTGCTTTGCCCTGAGCAGCCATTATGCCTGGGATGCTTCAAGTGTCCAGCTTAAAACAAAAAGAGCCAGCGTTCAGGCTGCATATAAAGCCGGAGCGAAAGACTTTGAACATTATACGGAATGGATGCGCTATAACCTGGACTGGTTTTCAAAAAACTGGCCGGGCGTTGAATATCCGTACAATGTAATGACCGCAGTTCAGGGGTATGCAGATATGGAATACCCGATGATGATTAACGATACCAGTATCCCGGATGATTTCCAGGATGCAAGGCTTACCGCAGACCATGAAATTGCACATACCTATTTCCCTTTCTACATGGGAATCAATGAAACAAGGTATGCTTTTATGGATGAAGGATGGGCGACCACACTGGAATACCTTATCGGGATTGATGAAAACGGTGAGGCAAAGGCAAAGGAATTTTATAAAAATTTCAGGGTAAAAAGATGGATCAGCGATCCTTCTGCAGAACAGGACCAGCCGATCATCACGATGAGCACGCAGGTAAGCGGTGCAGGGTACGGAAACAATTCTTATGTGAAATCTTCCCTGTCTTATCTGGCCTTGAAAGATTATCTGGGAGATGGCCTTTTTAAAAAGGCACTGCACCATTATATGAACAACTGGAACGGGAAGCATCCGGTTCCGTGGGATTATTTCAATTCAATGAACACAGGCTCGGGTAAAAACCTCAACTGGTTCTTCAATAACTGGTTTTATACGAATTATTATATTGACCTGAAAATTTCAGATACCTCACAGGTAAACGATCTTCTGACGGTGTATGTTGATAACGTAGGAGGTTTTGCCATTCCTTTCGACGCTGAAATAGGTTATGAGGACGGAACGGCTGAAAAACTGCATTTTTCACCATCGGTATGGGAAAAAGACCAGAAAAAAACCATGCTGACCATTCCGGTTACGAAAAAAGCGAAGTCCGTACATCTTGACGGTGGTATTTTTATGGATTACACGCCTGCTGATAACAGTAAAATATGGTAG
- a CDS encoding zinc metalloprotease gives MKKLMYGVLMLSFLSACNSDTIANSNGEPDNLAATAGGTALQRGCASEEIRKAALQNSSELRQKYSELESKTEKFENDFKLGKVLADGTVEIPVVVNVLYRTSTENLSDSRIAEQIAVLNADYGGTNTDASKIPAAFQSIKAGDVKVRFRLANTVRKATTKTSWSTNDAMKKASSGGIDATSPSNYLNIWIVGNMGQILGYATFPESSGLWNDGVVIAASYFGKTGASSPFNQGRTATHEVGHYLNLRHIWGDANCGNDLVSDTPTQTAANYGKPSYPLYNTCSGVQRSVMFMNYMDYVDDAAMFMFSAGQKTRMQSVVASSGARSGLRIL, from the coding sequence ATGAAGAAACTAATGTATGGAGTTCTTATGTTGAGCTTCCTATCCGCCTGCAACAGTGATACTATTGCAAACTCAAATGGAGAACCTGATAACCTGGCTGCTACGGCGGGAGGTACTGCTTTACAGCGAGGCTGTGCTTCTGAAGAAATCAGGAAGGCTGCCCTGCAGAACAGTTCTGAGCTCAGACAAAAATATTCGGAACTTGAATCTAAAACTGAAAAATTTGAAAATGACTTTAAGCTAGGAAAAGTATTAGCTGACGGTACTGTAGAAATCCCGGTAGTAGTGAATGTCTTGTACAGGACTTCTACAGAAAATCTTTCTGATTCGCGGATCGCAGAACAGATTGCCGTTTTAAATGCCGATTATGGCGGAACCAACACCGATGCCTCTAAAATACCTGCTGCATTCCAGAGCATAAAAGCCGGAGACGTAAAGGTGAGGTTCAGGCTGGCAAATACCGTGAGAAAAGCGACTACAAAAACCAGCTGGAGTACCAATGATGCGATGAAAAAAGCTTCCAGCGGGGGAATTGATGCGACCAGTCCGTCCAATTACCTGAATATCTGGATTGTCGGAAACATGGGACAGATCCTGGGCTATGCCACATTCCCGGAATCTTCAGGCTTATGGAATGACGGCGTGGTGATCGCGGCTTCCTATTTCGGGAAAACAGGTGCTTCGTCTCCTTTCAACCAGGGAAGGACGGCTACCCATGAAGTAGGCCATTACCTGAACCTGAGACACATCTGGGGAGATGCCAACTGTGGAAACGACCTGGTATCAGACACGCCTACACAGACTGCTGCCAACTATGGGAAACCAAGCTATCCGCTGTACAATACCTGCAGCGGCGTACAGCGATCCGTTATGTTCATGAATTATATGGATTATGTAGATGATGCTGCCATGTTTATGTTCTCTGCGGGACAGAAAACAAGGATGCAGTCTGTAGTAGCCTCTTCAGGTGCAAGATCAGGACTGAGGATATTATAA
- the paaA gene encoding 1,2-phenylacetyl-CoA epoxidase subunit PaaA, which produces MDLEKFVQYVHEENKVEPKDVMPYDYRKLLVRQISQHAHSEIVGMLPEANWISRAPSLRRKMALLAKVQDEAGHGLYLYSATETLGNGTIRADRDATYDDMLSGKAKYSSIFNYPTLSWADIGAIGWLVDGAAIMNQVMLMGNSYGPYSRAMVKICKEESFHQRQGYEILMALCRGTKQQKEMAQRSLDQFWWPALMMFGPNDDSSPNSKISMNYRVKRESNDSLRQRFVDVTVAQAEFLGLTIPDKDLKWNEERQHYDFGELPWGEFMEILKGNGPCNKKRIETKRKAQRENSWVKEAAAAFAEKQQKVI; this is translated from the coding sequence ATGGACTTAGAAAAATTCGTACAATACGTACACGAAGAAAATAAAGTAGAACCGAAAGATGTAATGCCATATGATTACAGGAAGTTATTGGTTCGCCAGATTTCACAGCACGCCCATTCTGAGATCGTCGGAATGCTGCCGGAAGCCAACTGGATTTCCAGGGCACCCTCGCTGAGAAGGAAAATGGCGCTTCTGGCTAAAGTTCAGGATGAGGCCGGTCACGGTTTATATCTGTATTCTGCCACTGAAACCTTAGGAAACGGAACGATCAGGGCAGACCGGGATGCCACTTACGACGATATGCTTTCAGGAAAAGCGAAATATTCAAGTATTTTCAATTATCCTACCTTAAGCTGGGCAGATATCGGTGCCATCGGCTGGCTGGTTGACGGTGCTGCGATCATGAACCAGGTAATGCTGATGGGAAATTCTTACGGGCCTTATTCCAGAGCCATGGTGAAAATCTGTAAAGAAGAATCTTTCCACCAAAGACAGGGATACGAGATTCTGATGGCCCTTTGCCGGGGGACCAAGCAGCAGAAAGAAATGGCCCAACGGTCTTTAGACCAGTTCTGGTGGCCGGCTTTAATGATGTTCGGCCCAAATGACGACAGTTCGCCGAATTCTAAAATCTCGATGAACTACAGGGTGAAGAGGGAAAGCAATGACAGCCTGCGCCAGAGATTCGTGGATGTTACCGTTGCTCAGGCTGAATTCCTGGGATTAACCATTCCTGATAAAGATCTGAAATGGAATGAAGAAAGGCAGCATTATGATTTCGGGGAACTTCCGTGGGGTGAATTCATGGAAATCTTAAAAGGAAACGGACCGTGCAACAAAAAGCGTATTGAAACCAAGAGAAAAGCACAGCGGGAAAATTCCTGGGTAAAAGAAGCAGCGGCAGCCTTTGCAGAGAAACAACAAAAAGTAATATAA
- the paaC gene encoding 1,2-phenylacetyl-CoA epoxidase subunit PaaC produces MNPLYNYLLKLADDSFIMGQRLSAWCGEGPYLEEDIALTNIALDELGQANNFYVYASRVADNGKSEDDLAFLRHEHEYVNAHWAELPNEDYAQTILKVYVFSVYQKLMYEALSNSADEELSAIAQKSLKEVRYHYTHAASWMKIFAQGTQESSNRLVKAVDNIWEYTQGLFAKVEGEDDLIVLNVAPDVDALYGDFISVTTRDFQDFGLEYPANPFMQPKSRTGYHTEYFGFMLCELQYMQRAYPGCTW; encoded by the coding sequence ATGAATCCATTATATAATTATTTATTAAAACTGGCAGACGACAGCTTCATTATGGGACAGCGCTTATCGGCATGGTGCGGCGAAGGCCCTTACCTGGAGGAAGATATTGCATTGACGAATATTGCCCTGGATGAGCTGGGACAGGCCAACAACTTTTACGTATACGCTTCAAGAGTGGCAGACAACGGCAAAAGCGAAGATGATCTGGCTTTCTTAAGGCATGAGCATGAATATGTAAATGCACACTGGGCAGAGCTTCCGAACGAAGATTATGCACAGACGATCCTGAAAGTATATGTTTTCTCTGTCTATCAGAAACTGATGTACGAGGCCTTATCAAATTCTGCCGATGAAGAACTTTCCGCCATTGCTCAGAAATCCTTGAAAGAAGTAAGGTATCATTACACACATGCTGCTTCATGGATGAAAATTTTTGCTCAGGGAACACAAGAAAGCAGCAATCGTTTGGTAAAAGCCGTTGACAATATCTGGGAATATACCCAAGGCTTATTTGCGAAAGTGGAGGGAGAAGATGATTTAATCGTTTTAAATGTAGCTCCGGACGTCGACGCTCTGTATGGGGATTTTATATCTGTTACCACACGGGATTTTCAGGATTTCGGTTTGGAATATCCTGCAAATCCATTCATGCAGCCAAAATCACGGACAGGTTATCATACGGAATATTTCGGATTCATGCTTTGTGAACTGCAGTATATGCAGAGAGCATATCCGGGATGTACGTGGTAA
- the clpB gene encoding ATP-dependent chaperone ClpB encodes MNLNQYTVKSQEAIQAAQQVAMEFGNQSIEPQHLLEGIFQVDENISPFLLKKSEADAALVRERNRENLEKLPKVQGGNIYLSQSANKVLLDAPNIAKKMGDEFVTIEHLWLSLLETNSEVSKMLKDMGVTKSLLEGGIKELRKGSKATSASSEETYQSLNKYAKNFNELAAEGKLDPVIGRDEEIRRVLQILSRRTKNNPILIGEPGVGKTAIAEGIAHRIISGDIPENLMDKTLYSLDMGALIAGAKYKGEFEERLKSVINEVTKSNGQIILFIDEIHTLVGAGGGEGAMDAANILKPALARGELRAIGATTLNEYQKYFEKDKALERRFQKVMVEEPDTESAISILRGIKDKYEAHHKVRIKDEAIIAAVEMSQRYISDRFLPDKAIDLIDEASAKLRMEINSKPEELDVLDRKLMQMEIELAAISREGNQTKIEHLKEDISKISEQRNEINAKWLKEKQKSEDLTQIKKDIESLKLEAEKASRAGDYAKVAEIQYGKIKEKEDALQKLELEMQNHQNELIKEEVTADNISEVIGKWTGIPVTKLLQSEREKLLHLENEIHHRVVGQDEAIQAVADAIRRNRAGLSDEKKPIGSFLFLGTTGVGKTELAKALAEFLFDDENNMTRIDMSEYQERHSVSRLVGAPPGYVGYDEGGQLTEAVRRRPYSVVLLDEIEKAHPDVFNTLLQVLDDGRLTDNKGRVVNFKNSIIIMTSNLGSHLIQENFENITDENQDEIVGKTKDEVFDLLKQTLRPEFLNRIDEIVLFQPLRKKEIGKIVTYQLRGFNDMLAKRNIIMTATQDALNYLTNKGYDPAFGARPLKRVIQQEVLNKLSKEILAGTVNDGDRITLDYFEETGLVFRPAEL; translated from the coding sequence ATGAACCTAAACCAATATACTGTAAAATCACAGGAAGCCATCCAGGCCGCACAGCAGGTCGCTATGGAGTTTGGCAATCAGAGTATAGAACCCCAACATCTTCTGGAAGGCATCTTTCAGGTGGATGAAAATATATCGCCTTTTTTATTAAAAAAATCTGAAGCAGACGCTGCTTTGGTAAGGGAACGCAACCGTGAAAATTTAGAAAAACTTCCAAAAGTACAGGGAGGCAACATTTACCTTTCACAGTCGGCGAACAAAGTACTGCTTGATGCACCCAACATTGCTAAAAAGATGGGCGATGAGTTTGTGACCATAGAACATTTGTGGCTTTCACTGTTAGAAACAAATTCTGAAGTTTCTAAAATGCTGAAAGATATGGGCGTTACCAAAAGTCTTCTGGAAGGCGGAATTAAAGAATTGAGAAAAGGGAGCAAAGCAACTTCTGCAAGTTCGGAAGAAACCTATCAGTCCTTAAATAAATATGCTAAAAACTTCAATGAATTAGCGGCGGAAGGAAAATTGGATCCGGTTATCGGCCGTGACGAAGAAATCAGGAGAGTACTGCAGATCCTTTCAAGAAGGACAAAAAACAACCCGATCCTGATTGGTGAACCGGGAGTCGGTAAAACGGCCATTGCTGAAGGGATTGCCCACAGAATTATTTCCGGAGACATTCCTGAAAACCTGATGGATAAAACCTTGTATTCACTGGATATGGGAGCCCTGATTGCCGGCGCGAAATACAAAGGTGAATTTGAAGAGCGTTTGAAATCCGTAATCAATGAAGTTACCAAATCCAACGGGCAGATCATTCTTTTCATCGATGAGATCCACACGCTGGTGGGAGCCGGCGGCGGCGAAGGGGCAATGGATGCAGCCAATATCCTGAAGCCTGCCCTGGCAAGAGGTGAATTAAGAGCCATCGGTGCCACGACTTTAAATGAATATCAAAAATATTTTGAAAAAGACAAAGCTTTAGAAAGACGTTTCCAGAAAGTAATGGTGGAGGAACCTGATACGGAATCTGCAATCTCCATTCTTCGCGGAATCAAAGATAAATATGAAGCCCATCATAAAGTAAGAATCAAAGACGAAGCGATTATCGCAGCAGTGGAAATGTCCCAACGGTATATTTCAGACCGTTTCTTACCGGACAAAGCCATTGACCTGATTGATGAAGCTTCCGCCAAACTGAGAATGGAAATCAATTCAAAACCTGAAGAGCTGGATGTTCTTGACAGGAAACTGATGCAGATGGAAATTGAACTGGCTGCCATTTCAAGAGAGGGGAACCAGACAAAAATTGAGCATTTAAAAGAAGATATTTCAAAAATTTCCGAACAGAGAAATGAAATCAATGCCAAATGGCTGAAGGAAAAGCAGAAATCTGAAGATTTAACCCAGATAAAAAAAGACATCGAATCCCTGAAATTGGAAGCTGAAAAAGCATCAAGAGCAGGAGATTATGCAAAAGTTGCGGAAATCCAGTATGGAAAAATAAAAGAAAAGGAGGATGCCCTGCAGAAACTGGAACTGGAGATGCAGAACCATCAGAATGAACTGATTAAAGAGGAAGTAACCGCAGATAATATCTCCGAGGTTATCGGAAAATGGACAGGAATTCCTGTTACCAAACTGCTGCAGTCCGAAAGAGAAAAATTATTGCACCTGGAAAATGAAATCCATCACCGGGTTGTAGGACAGGACGAAGCCATCCAGGCGGTAGCAGATGCAATCAGAAGGAACAGGGCGGGATTAAGCGATGAGAAAAAACCCATCGGGTCATTCCTTTTCCTGGGAACAACCGGAGTCGGTAAAACCGAGCTGGCAAAAGCGCTGGCTGAATTTTTATTCGACGACGAAAACAACATGACGAGGATTGATATGAGCGAATACCAGGAACGCCATTCGGTTTCAAGATTAGTCGGTGCGCCTCCGGGATATGTAGGTTACGATGAAGGCGGACAGCTGACGGAAGCGGTGAGAAGAAGACCTTATTCAGTCGTGCTTTTGGACGAAATCGAAAAGGCGCATCCTGATGTTTTCAATACGCTGTTACAGGTTCTGGATGACGGGCGTCTGACAGATAATAAAGGAAGGGTTGTGAATTTCAAGAACTCGATTATCATCATGACTTCGAATTTAGGTTCGCACTTAATTCAGGAAAATTTTGAAAATATTACCGATGAAAACCAGGACGAGATTGTTGGCAAAACAAAAGATGAGGTTTTTGACCTGCTGAAACAGACCCTGCGCCCGGAATTCCTGAACAGGATTGATGAGATTGTGCTGTTCCAGCCTTTGAGGAAAAAAGAAATCGGAAAAATCGTAACGTACCAGCTGAGAGGGTTCAACGATATGCTTGCAAAACGGAATATTATTATGACGGCCACCCAGGATGCTCTAAATTATTTAACCAATAAAGGCTACGATCCGGCTTTCGGGGCAAGGCCTTTGAAAAGAGTGATACAGCAGGAAGTCCTCAATAAATTATCAAAAGAGATTCTGGCAGGAACCGTTAACGACGGCGACAGGATCACCCTGGATTATTTTGAGGAGACGGGTCTGGTTTTCCGGCCTGCAGAACTGTAA
- a CDS encoding TetR/AcrR family transcriptional regulator, with protein sequence MPPLMELKEKQRKILDIAVELFKEKGYMGSSVRDLATRLNIKAASLYAHIRSKEEILEWICFGIANDFFTELQKVKTTGIPPKEKLNLFIDKHLSVVLKNRDVTHIYSNEWKHLEERLPEFIELRKNYQQEVEELISEIYQAENWELKSPAFTTRFILHTLNNSYFWFKRNIESTTEITDEIRDKILFGLLGNNKK encoded by the coding sequence TTGCCTCCATTGATGGAACTGAAAGAAAAACAAAGGAAAATACTGGACATTGCCGTAGAACTTTTCAAAGAGAAAGGGTATATGGGCAGCTCTGTACGGGATCTGGCCACAAGGCTGAACATCAAGGCCGCCTCTTTATATGCGCACATCCGTTCCAAAGAAGAAATTCTGGAATGGATCTGCTTCGGGATTGCCAATGATTTCTTTACCGAACTTCAGAAAGTGAAAACTACCGGTATTCCTCCTAAGGAAAAGCTGAATCTCTTTATTGATAAGCATTTGTCTGTTGTTCTTAAAAACCGTGACGTCACCCATATTTATTCTAATGAATGGAAGCATCTGGAAGAAAGGCTGCCTGAATTTATAGAGCTGAGAAAAAATTACCAGCAGGAGGTAGAAGAGCTCATCTCTGAAATCTACCAGGCAGAAAACTGGGAGCTTAAGTCTCCGGCTTTCACCACAAGGTTTATACTTCATACCCTGAACAACTCGTATTTCTGGTTCAAAAGAAATATTGAGTCCACTACCGAAATCACCGATGAAATACGGGATAAGATCCTTTTCGGACTGCTTGGAAATAATAAAAAATAA